A window of the Parvularcula bermudensis HTCC2503 genome harbors these coding sequences:
- the ychF gene encoding redox-regulated ATPase YchF — protein MGFQCGIVGLPNVGKSTLFNALTKTAAAQAANYPFCTIEPNVGDVAVPEPRIAKLAEIAGSAEIIPARIQFVDIAGLVKGASQGEGLGNQFLANIREVDVVVYVLRCFEDDDITHVEGRVDPIADFEIVETELMLADLESLEKRRSSLAKKATGGDKIAKDTLPLLDLALAELQEGRPARMAEVPKGSEKAWMGLQLLTQKPVLFVANVDEESAASGNAYADQVKARAAEAGAASVVISAKIEAELATLDEAETQEYLEELGLEEPGLNRLIRTGYELLGLQTYFTAGPKEARAWTIRQGTKAPDAAGVIHTDFARTFIRAETISFDDYVAAGGEQGAKDAGKQRIEGKEYVVQDGDVMHFRTGA, from the coding sequence ATGGGCTTCCAGTGCGGTATCGTGGGCTTGCCGAATGTCGGCAAATCAACTTTGTTCAATGCGCTGACTAAGACGGCGGCCGCGCAGGCGGCGAATTATCCCTTCTGCACGATTGAGCCCAATGTCGGGGATGTCGCGGTGCCCGAGCCACGGATCGCCAAGCTGGCCGAGATCGCGGGCTCGGCCGAAATCATTCCCGCCCGTATCCAATTCGTCGACATTGCCGGATTGGTGAAAGGCGCCAGCCAGGGTGAAGGGCTGGGCAATCAATTCCTCGCTAATATTCGCGAGGTCGATGTGGTGGTCTATGTCCTGCGGTGTTTCGAAGACGACGATATCACCCATGTCGAGGGACGGGTCGATCCGATTGCTGATTTCGAAATCGTCGAAACCGAACTCATGCTCGCCGATCTTGAAAGCCTCGAAAAACGCCGGTCCAGCCTCGCGAAAAAAGCCACCGGCGGTGACAAGATCGCCAAGGATACCTTGCCCCTGCTGGACCTCGCCCTCGCCGAATTGCAGGAGGGACGCCCCGCGCGCATGGCCGAAGTGCCAAAGGGGAGCGAAAAGGCATGGATGGGGCTGCAATTGCTGACCCAAAAGCCTGTCCTTTTCGTCGCCAATGTCGATGAAGAGAGCGCCGCCAGCGGCAATGCCTACGCAGACCAGGTCAAGGCCCGGGCGGCGGAAGCCGGGGCGGCCAGCGTGGTCATCAGTGCCAAGATCGAAGCGGAACTCGCCACCCTGGATGAGGCGGAGACCCAGGAATATCTCGAAGAGCTCGGGCTTGAAGAGCCCGGCCTCAACCGACTGATCCGAACCGGATATGAGCTGTTAGGGCTGCAAACCTACTTCACCGCCGGCCCGAAAGAGGCGCGTGCCTGGACGATTCGGCAAGGCACCAAGGCGCCCGATGCCGCCGGGGTCATCCATACCGATTTTGCGAGAACCTTTATCCGAGCCGAGACAATTTCCTTCGACGATTACGTTGCGGCGGGGGGAGAGCAAGGGGCCAAGGATGCGGGAAAACAGCGCATCGAAGGCAAGGAGTATGTCGTCCAGGATGGCGACGTCATGCATTTTCGGACCGGCGCCTGA
- the pth gene encoding aminoacyl-tRNA hydrolase, with translation MILLIGLGNPGAQYAQNRHNAGFHAVEEIHGAHDFGPERSKFRGALAEGRVGSCRAFTLRPDTYYNDSGTAVLAASQFYKIPLDDIIVFHDEIDLAPGKVRVKKGGGLAGNNGLRSIAAHLGPDFWRVRIGIGHPGHKDKVMPYVLGNFSKAERTDYYDDLLERMARSLPLLMPRDEAAVGRFQSAVMQPPAAPKPREGDDPPPAATPPTSRNRPSAPASPFDALKSLKGD, from the coding sequence ATGATCTTGCTCATCGGCCTTGGTAATCCGGGCGCCCAATACGCCCAAAACCGTCACAATGCGGGGTTTCACGCGGTGGAGGAGATCCACGGCGCCCATGATTTCGGCCCCGAACGGAGCAAGTTCCGCGGCGCGCTCGCCGAAGGCCGGGTCGGCTCCTGCCGCGCCTTCACCTTGCGGCCCGACACATATTACAATGATAGCGGCACCGCGGTTCTTGCGGCGAGCCAATTTTACAAAATCCCGCTCGACGACATCATCGTTTTTCACGACGAGATCGACCTGGCCCCCGGTAAGGTGCGCGTGAAAAAAGGCGGCGGCCTTGCAGGAAATAATGGGCTGCGGTCGATCGCCGCCCATCTCGGGCCTGACTTCTGGCGGGTGCGGATCGGCATTGGCCATCCGGGGCATAAGGACAAGGTGATGCCTTATGTCCTGGGCAATTTTTCGAAGGCGGAGCGAACCGACTATTACGATGATCTGCTCGAGCGGATGGCCAGGTCGCTGCCGCTGCTCATGCCGCGGGACGAGGCGGCGGTGGGACGGTTTCAGTCCGCCGTGATGCAGCCCCCCGCTGCCCCAAAACCGCGTGAGGGAGATGACCCTCCCCCCGCTGCGACGCCGCCGACATCTCGTAACCGGCCCTCGGCGCCGGCCTCCCCCTTCGATGCCCTCAAATCCCTCAAGGGAGACTAA
- a CDS encoding 50S ribosomal protein L25/general stress protein Ctc: MSDAFVFDCERRQRAGTGGSRAVRRDGWVPAVLYGGDEEPLNIKLRYNQVLKAYQTGRLIDVLAKIKLEGGEQQVIGRDIQVDPVKDLPRHVDLMRVDARTKVTVNVPMRFLNEETCPGLKKGGVLNIVRHEVEVVASATNIPEALEADLAGADVGDTIHISAVKLPDGVTPTITDRDFTVATIAAPSALKAAGDDADEVTETEVIEQKAEE; the protein is encoded by the coding sequence ATGTCAGACGCTTTTGTTTTCGATTGCGAACGCCGTCAGCGGGCGGGAACCGGGGGCAGCCGTGCCGTCCGCCGCGATGGCTGGGTCCCCGCCGTCCTCTATGGTGGCGACGAAGAACCGCTCAATATCAAGCTTCGCTACAACCAAGTCTTGAAAGCGTATCAGACCGGCCGGCTCATCGATGTGCTGGCGAAGATCAAGCTAGAGGGCGGCGAACAACAGGTGATCGGCCGGGATATTCAGGTCGACCCGGTGAAGGACCTGCCCCGGCATGTCGATCTGATGCGGGTGGATGCCCGTACCAAGGTCACCGTCAACGTCCCGATGCGGTTCCTCAATGAAGAAACCTGCCCTGGACTGAAGAAAGGCGGGGTCCTCAACATCGTGCGGCACGAAGTCGAAGTCGTCGCCTCCGCCACGAATATTCCGGAGGCCCTCGAAGCCGATCTCGCCGGTGCCGATGTGGGGGATACGATCCATATCTCCGCCGTCAAACTTCCCGACGGCGTCACCCCCACCATCACCGATCGGGACTTCACCGTCGCGACCATCGCCGCGCCGTCGGCCCTGAAAGCCGCAGGGGACGACGCCGACGAGGTGACGGAAACCGAGGTTATCGAGCAAAAAGCCGAAGAGTGA
- a CDS encoding demethoxyubiquinone hydroxylase family protein yields the protein MTEAPPLPAPTDTAEALEERKAPPSPGPKTRRRAEMLRVDHAGEYGAVNIYRGQRAVFEKVKGKAQLKATLAHMEDGEAHHLATFDRYLTEENIRPTLFSPVWNAAGFTLGAVTALMGEKAAMACTSAVETEIERHYGAQIDELDGLDATLQETVEAFRIDEIGHRDTALDAGAEETFGYSVMKRVIGFGCRAAISLAEKV from the coding sequence ATGACCGAAGCCCCCCCCCTGCCCGCCCCGACCGATACCGCTGAGGCCCTGGAAGAGCGGAAGGCGCCCCCTTCCCCCGGGCCCAAGACTCGGCGGCGCGCTGAAATGCTGCGGGTCGACCATGCCGGCGAATATGGAGCGGTCAATATCTATCGCGGCCAACGGGCGGTGTTCGAGAAGGTAAAGGGCAAGGCACAGCTCAAGGCGACCTTGGCTCATATGGAAGACGGCGAAGCCCATCATTTGGCGACCTTCGACCGCTATCTGACCGAGGAGAATATCAGGCCGACCCTGTTCTCCCCCGTTTGGAACGCCGCGGGCTTTACCCTGGGCGCGGTCACAGCCCTGATGGGAGAGAAGGCCGCAATGGCCTGTACCAGTGCCGTCGAAACCGAGATCGAGCGGCATTACGGGGCGCAAATCGACGAGCTCGACGGTCTCGACGCCACGCTCCAGGAAACTGTCGAGGCCTTTCGCATCGATGAGATCGGCCACCGCGATACCGCCCTTGATGCGGGTGCCGAGGAAACCTTTGGCTACAGCGTGATGAAACGGGTCATCGGATTTGGCTGCCGCGCCGCGATCAGTCTGGCCGAGAAGGTCTGA
- a CDS encoding disulfide bond formation protein B, with protein MKVPLLSPLLVAGLAALVSGGLLAGAHLFERVGGYPPCLLCLDQREVHWVALCIAGTTVAAFVLGPRPARGPLMIALAGVYLWSTLLAGFHAGVEWDYWDGPAACGAGGRVLVEVDPDALLSSLATAGPEGPPCEVAAWRLAGLSMAGYNALISAALLGLTLLSVGRLAAPRRKDL; from the coding sequence ATGAAGGTCCCTCTGCTTTCCCCCCTTCTGGTCGCGGGCCTCGCCGCCCTTGTCAGTGGCGGCCTCTTGGCAGGCGCCCATTTGTTCGAGCGGGTCGGCGGATATCCCCCCTGTCTTCTGTGTCTCGATCAGCGGGAAGTGCATTGGGTGGCTCTCTGCATCGCGGGCACGACCGTTGCCGCCTTTGTTCTCGGCCCGCGCCCTGCCCGTGGGCCTTTGATGATCGCGCTGGCGGGGGTGTATCTCTGGTCGACCCTCCTTGCGGGATTTCATGCCGGGGTGGAGTGGGACTATTGGGACGGTCCGGCCGCCTGCGGCGCGGGCGGCCGCGTGCTTGTCGAGGTGGATCCCGATGCGCTTCTCAGCAGTCTCGCCACGGCAGGCCCGGAGGGGCCGCCCTGTGAGGTGGCGGCCTGGCGGCTCGCAGGGCTCTCCATGGCCGGGTACAATGCCCTTATCTCCGCCGCGCTCTTGGGTCTCACCTTGCTCTCGGTCGGAAGGCTGGCCGCGCCCCGTCGGAAGGACCTATAA
- a CDS encoding exopolysaccharide biosynthesis protein, producing the protein MQGPGAETQEKAADQPTTVTALLLATLDDLARHQRSTDTPLKEGKEGAAHPEGEATLSTLLDRLDERAFGLLLLFFALPCCIPFLWGIPQIVALPMLALAAQLAAGREAPWLPDGLRDRRIDIQSMRGVVQRTARYLGWVERFARPRFSTLTDGAAVRVVGALMLIPCASILVPLPSTNTAPGIGVAIASIGLIERDGLLVIVGLLLGLAWVALLIFGFFYFGAEALDIIKEMILGRGSPPVAVN; encoded by the coding sequence ATGCAGGGACCAGGCGCCGAGACGCAGGAAAAGGCCGCGGACCAACCGACCACGGTGACCGCTCTTCTCTTGGCGACATTGGATGACCTTGCCCGGCATCAGCGATCCACGGACACCCCCCTAAAGGAGGGCAAGGAAGGGGCGGCGCATCCAGAGGGCGAAGCCACGCTTTCGACCTTGCTCGACCGCCTCGACGAACGCGCCTTCGGCCTCCTCTTATTGTTCTTCGCCCTCCCCTGCTGCATTCCGTTTCTGTGGGGAATCCCTCAGATCGTTGCCCTGCCCATGCTCGCCCTGGCCGCCCAATTGGCCGCCGGGAGAGAGGCACCGTGGTTGCCCGATGGCCTTCGTGACCGGCGGATCGATATCCAGTCCATGCGCGGCGTCGTGCAGCGGACGGCCCGATATTTGGGGTGGGTGGAGCGGTTTGCACGGCCCAGATTCTCAACCTTGACCGACGGCGCCGCCGTGCGGGTTGTCGGCGCCCTGATGCTGATCCCCTGCGCGTCGATCCTCGTCCCGCTTCCCAGTACGAATACGGCACCGGGGATCGGGGTTGCCATTGCCAGTATCGGGTTGATCGAACGTGACGGCCTGTTGGTGATCGTTGGCTTACTCTTGGGGCTCGCCTGGGTGGCCCTCCTGATCTTCGGGTTTTTCTATTTCGGGGCGGAAGCGCTCGATATCATCAAGGAGATGATCCTCGGTCGGGGCTCCCCCCCCGTGGCGGTGAACTAG
- a CDS encoding M23 family metallopeptidase encodes MRDHGPMGPIVLMAMVIGGIAVLTVAGGGLWSMASGSGGADAVRAEDLPLPAASSRSAQLSLDLTSPLWEWGAAPRVRPDPVRLTFGASRDAAVSPSLALSTERSVPAPGPILEPVVRPRLKPIYRGDDIPVVKAIDRRAAQLAPSDVLAFASGDDFTGGREALFAQYQQDKAEERRERGYMTLALNRGETLSQTLESLGGDPDDIDALLTAVAEVADPKRIEAGTAIDYALEPVLRQGLDAQPQTAPIYDVKLTRLRWRPDDNHLVTAWRRSDGSYTARHEKIDFARRYAAAAGVISHSLFTAGSRASVPNEVMQRFANLYLYDVDFARDIYRGDRFEVVYEVFYDDHGQYVGSGEIVFAAMTWRGGSGQRAFYRFEAAGDEDLPYYDSKGESGARLLMKTPIEGARVTSSFGRRRHPVLGYTKTHKGVDFGAPSGTPIMAAGDGVIERAAMTGSFGNYVKIKHQKGFATAYAHLKGYGPGIKTGARVRQGDIIGYVGTTGRSTGPHLHYEVLKDGQVQNPMTLKVTEGRRLEAALQGDFDKRRDFVDTIRVRPLTVASAN; translated from the coding sequence ATGCGTGATCATGGGCCCATGGGGCCTATCGTTCTCATGGCTATGGTGATCGGCGGTATCGCGGTCTTGACCGTCGCCGGTGGGGGCCTCTGGTCGATGGCATCGGGGTCAGGAGGCGCCGATGCTGTACGGGCCGAGGATCTTCCCCTTCCCGCCGCCTCCAGCAGATCCGCGCAGCTGTCCCTCGATCTTACCTCACCACTGTGGGAGTGGGGGGCGGCGCCGCGCGTTCGCCCTGACCCTGTACGTCTGACCTTTGGGGCGTCACGCGACGCCGCCGTCTCTCCGTCGTTGGCGCTCTCCACTGAGCGGTCTGTCCCCGCGCCAGGGCCCATCCTGGAACCGGTTGTGCGACCGCGATTGAAACCGATCTATCGGGGCGACGATATACCCGTGGTCAAGGCCATCGACCGGCGCGCCGCCCAACTCGCCCCGAGCGATGTGCTGGCCTTTGCGTCCGGCGACGATTTTACCGGCGGACGCGAGGCGCTGTTTGCGCAATATCAGCAGGATAAAGCGGAGGAGCGGCGCGAGCGGGGGTATATGACCCTCGCGCTCAATCGCGGCGAAACCCTGAGCCAGACCTTAGAGAGCCTCGGCGGCGACCCCGATGATATCGACGCTCTTCTCACCGCCGTGGCTGAGGTTGCCGATCCCAAACGGATAGAGGCGGGGACCGCCATTGATTACGCTCTTGAACCTGTCCTGCGTCAGGGGCTCGACGCGCAGCCGCAAACGGCGCCGATCTATGACGTCAAATTGACCCGGCTCAGATGGCGGCCCGATGACAATCACCTTGTAACCGCGTGGCGGCGGTCGGACGGGTCCTATACAGCGCGACATGAAAAGATTGATTTCGCCCGGCGCTATGCGGCGGCGGCCGGGGTGATCTCTCACTCCCTCTTCACCGCTGGCAGCCGGGCGTCCGTCCCGAACGAGGTCATGCAGCGCTTTGCGAACCTCTATCTCTACGATGTCGATTTTGCGCGAGACATCTATCGCGGCGACCGCTTCGAGGTGGTCTATGAAGTCTTCTACGATGACCATGGCCAGTATGTCGGGTCGGGGGAAATCGTGTTTGCGGCGATGACCTGGCGGGGGGGCAGCGGACAGCGCGCCTTTTATCGGTTCGAGGCCGCCGGAGACGAGGATCTCCCTTATTACGACTCAAAGGGGGAGAGCGGGGCGCGCCTGCTCATGAAAACCCCCATCGAAGGGGCGCGGGTGACCTCGAGTTTCGGACGTCGTCGGCATCCGGTTCTTGGATATACCAAGACCCATAAAGGGGTCGATTTCGGGGCCCCTTCCGGTACCCCGATCATGGCGGCCGGGGATGGGGTGATCGAGCGGGCGGCAATGACCGGCAGCTTTGGCAATTATGTGAAAATCAAGCATCAAAAGGGGTTTGCGACCGCCTACGCCCATCTCAAAGGGTATGGCCCCGGGATCAAGACAGGGGCGCGGGTACGGCAGGGCGACATTATCGGCTATGTCGGGACTACCGGTCGATCGACGGGGCCTCATCTCCATTATGAGGTCCTGAAAGACGGGCAAGTGCAGAATCCGATGACCCTCAAAGTGACCGAAGGCCGGCGGTTGGAAGCCGCGCTGCAGGGCGATTTCGACAAGCGTCGCGATTTCGTCGATACGATCCGTGTGCGGCCCCTCACCGTCGCCTCCGCGAACTAG
- a CDS encoding histidine phosphotransferase family protein: MTAIEAEALRVSSLMSSRLCHDLAGVVGAISAGLEMSEDEDPEMASHAKQVVTESTDKALAIVKLARLAYGSSGGFEGDLDMNEAREAAKGFFAHAEAELVWDLEEYAVPKWQGRAMLNVLIVMERAVPRSPSTVRLSRVNGHLTASATGKKVKAKDPLLGAFSGQSDDLEPKEMPAYLAYLLAQSGGARFDTHFVLDEELTVTLVAD; encoded by the coding sequence ATGACCGCGATAGAAGCCGAAGCCCTCCGCGTCAGTTCACTGATGTCCTCTCGCCTTTGTCACGACCTCGCCGGGGTCGTCGGGGCCATTAGCGCCGGTCTGGAGATGTCCGAAGACGAGGATCCGGAGATGGCGTCCCACGCCAAGCAAGTGGTGACCGAAAGTACCGATAAGGCGCTCGCCATCGTGAAGCTCGCACGCCTTGCCTACGGCTCGAGCGGCGGGTTTGAGGGCGATCTCGACATGAATGAGGCCCGCGAAGCGGCAAAGGGATTTTTCGCTCATGCCGAAGCGGAACTGGTTTGGGACCTTGAAGAGTATGCCGTCCCGAAATGGCAGGGCCGGGCAATGCTCAACGTCCTTATCGTGATGGAGCGCGCCGTGCCGCGCTCCCCCTCGACCGTGCGCCTGTCGAGGGTGAACGGCCATTTGACGGCGTCGGCCACAGGCAAAAAGGTCAAGGCGAAAGACCCATTGCTGGGGGCGTTTTCTGGCCAGTCGGATGACCTTGAGCCAAAGGAAATGCCCGCTTATCTGGCCTATCTGCTGGCCCAATCGGGGGGCGCGCGGTTCGACACGCACTTCGTTCTCGACGAAGAGCTGACCGTCACCCTTGTGGCGGACTAG
- a CDS encoding CinA family protein — translation MTDRGLQHLAARLIALGIETETQIATAESCTGGLIAGALTEIAGASAVFTHGFVTYSNDAKVQCLGVPAALIAQHGAVSAPVALAMARGARSVSGADLTLSVTGIAGPGGGSPEKPVGLVFFGVSDRRGTIVHRRVFAGRDRHNVRRETVRTALRLLMTALQARLSSPPQG, via the coding sequence ATGACCGATCGCGGTCTTCAGCATCTCGCCGCTCGGCTGATTGCTCTCGGCATTGAGACAGAGACCCAGATCGCGACGGCGGAATCATGCACCGGGGGGCTGATCGCCGGGGCCCTCACGGAAATAGCCGGTGCCTCGGCGGTCTTTACCCACGGTTTCGTGACCTATTCGAACGACGCCAAGGTGCAGTGCCTGGGCGTACCGGCCGCTCTTATCGCCCAGCACGGCGCGGTCTCCGCCCCCGTGGCCTTGGCGATGGCGCGAGGCGCGCGATCGGTTTCCGGGGCCGATCTGACCCTCTCCGTCACAGGGATTGCGGGTCCCGGCGGCGGGTCGCCGGAGAAACCCGTGGGGCTTGTCTTTTTTGGAGTGAGCGACCGCCGGGGAACGATCGTTCATCGTCGGGTCTTCGCCGGCAGGGACCGTCACAATGTCCGGCGCGAGACGGTACGGACCGCCCTTCGCCTTTTGATGACCGCGTTGCAGGCGCGCCTCTCTAGTCCGCCACAAGGGTGA
- a CDS encoding bifunctional 2-C-methyl-D-erythritol 4-phosphate cytidylyltransferase/2-C-methyl-D-erythritol 2,4-cyclodiphosphate synthase — MSTHETIAIVVAGGRGVRAQTDIPKQYACLGGRPILRRTLEAIAAHPQIDAVLCVIGEPDLAAYADASAGVPKLLPPVTGGRSRQASVRAGLEALAAKAPQKVLIHDAARPFISHKTLTALLETLDHAEGAIAALPVADTLKRQSTAGGIDATVPRDGLWRAATPQGFRFETILNAHRSAEPDAATDDAALLEAENIHVALIPDDPRNFKITYKEDFALAESLIAATRETRTGFGFDVHAFEPGDAVILGGVTIPHSAKLKGHSDADVVLHALCDAIFGGLALGDIGTFFPPSDEKWRGAPSDLFAKAAMAKVAAAGATLVHVDLTIIAEAPKIGPHRDAMRERIADILSLEGDRISVKATTTEGLGFTGRREGIACQAVVTLSVERDS; from the coding sequence GTGAGCACACATGAGACAATAGCCATTGTGGTCGCCGGGGGACGCGGCGTCAGGGCGCAAACCGATATTCCCAAACAATATGCCTGCCTTGGCGGGCGGCCGATCCTTCGCCGGACATTGGAGGCCATCGCCGCCCATCCGCAGATCGATGCCGTCCTCTGCGTGATCGGCGAGCCCGACCTTGCGGCCTATGCCGACGCCTCGGCCGGGGTGCCGAAATTGTTGCCGCCGGTGACGGGGGGGAGGAGCCGTCAAGCCTCCGTGCGGGCGGGCCTTGAAGCCTTAGCGGCGAAAGCCCCGCAAAAAGTGCTGATCCACGATGCCGCCCGTCCGTTTATCAGCCACAAGACACTGACGGCCCTGCTTGAGACTCTCGATCACGCCGAGGGGGCGATAGCGGCCCTGCCGGTGGCCGACACCCTCAAACGTCAGTCGACGGCAGGGGGCATCGACGCCACCGTCCCCAGAGACGGATTGTGGCGGGCGGCGACACCGCAAGGGTTTCGCTTTGAGACCATCTTGAACGCCCACCGCTCGGCCGAACCGGATGCCGCGACGGACGATGCCGCGCTGCTGGAGGCGGAGAATATCCATGTCGCCCTTATCCCCGACGACCCCAGAAATTTCAAAATCACGTATAAGGAAGACTTTGCCTTGGCAGAGAGTTTGATCGCGGCGACCCGCGAGACCCGCACGGGATTTGGCTTCGATGTTCACGCCTTCGAACCCGGGGACGCGGTGATCTTGGGCGGGGTGACGATCCCCCATAGCGCAAAGCTCAAAGGGCATTCCGACGCGGATGTCGTCCTGCATGCCCTTTGCGATGCGATCTTTGGCGGACTTGCCTTGGGGGATATTGGGACGTTCTTTCCGCCATCGGACGAAAAATGGCGGGGCGCTCCCTCTGACTTGTTTGCAAAAGCCGCCATGGCGAAGGTCGCGGCCGCGGGGGCAACGCTCGTGCATGTGGATCTCACCATCATCGCCGAAGCGCCGAAGATCGGGCCCCATCGCGACGCCATGCGGGAACGGATCGCTGATATTCTCTCCTTGGAGGGCGACCGAATTTCGGTGAAGGCCACCACGACGGAGGGGCTTGGCTTTACCGGGCGGCGGGAAGGCATTGCCTGTCAGGCGGTGGTGACCCTCAGTGTCGAGCGCGACTCATGA
- a CDS encoding MATE family efflux transporter, giving the protein MSESRGRVDKRNLTEGPVWQALSSLALPMILGIVAVMSIEIADTYFVGQLGTLPLAAISFTFPVTFSMTSLAIGLGAGTASLVSRSIGAGDREAAARLSTDALFLGLLLVLIISALGLWLNRPLYRLLGAEGEVLDMATDYMRIWFFSMPLLVVPMIANAIIRASGDAFWPSLIMVVSAVVNIAVTPVFVFGLGAIPRLEIEGAAWGTAVARLVTLALSLFIVIYREKLVVPSLPSPGQIKKSWGRVIKIGLPAAIGNATNPIGIAVTTAILAGFGAAVVAGFGTSVRIQSFSCIPMLALSASIGPLAGQNWGAGRKDRVIEGLTLSYKLAFAWSAILGLLFLLIAPAVVSLFTDDPTVKEEAVLYLRIIPFTLWGYGVTIVAAGAYNALGKATTGLGYYVIRTAVFYVPLSYGASLLAGSREVYVGIALANVLAGLVIGWLSLRWLSRHNPETG; this is encoded by the coding sequence ATGAGCGAGTCCCGTGGGCGGGTGGATAAGCGCAACCTGACCGAGGGGCCCGTCTGGCAGGCGTTGAGTTCCCTCGCCCTGCCGATGATCCTCGGCATTGTCGCGGTCATGTCGATCGAAATTGCCGATACCTATTTCGTCGGTCAGCTCGGCACGCTGCCCCTGGCCGCCATCAGCTTCACCTTTCCTGTCACCTTTTCCATGACCAGTCTCGCGATCGGCCTTGGGGCGGGGACGGCCAGCCTCGTTTCCCGGTCGATCGGGGCGGGGGATCGCGAGGCGGCGGCGCGACTTTCGACGGACGCGCTCTTCCTCGGATTGCTCTTGGTGTTGATTATCTCCGCCCTCGGTCTGTGGCTCAATCGCCCCCTCTATCGCCTCTTAGGGGCCGAGGGGGAGGTCTTGGACATGGCCACGGACTATATGCGGATCTGGTTTTTCTCCATGCCGCTCCTCGTTGTGCCGATGATCGCCAATGCCATCATTCGCGCGTCGGGGGATGCTTTCTGGCCCAGCCTCATTATGGTGGTCTCGGCGGTGGTGAATATAGCCGTCACCCCCGTTTTCGTGTTCGGTCTTGGGGCGATCCCGCGTCTTGAAATCGAAGGCGCGGCATGGGGGACGGCGGTGGCCCGTTTGGTCACCCTCGCGCTCAGTCTCTTCATCGTGATTTATCGTGAAAAGCTCGTCGTGCCGTCGCTTCCCTCACCAGGGCAGATCAAGAAAAGTTGGGGCCGGGTGATCAAAATTGGCCTGCCCGCCGCGATCGGGAATGCAACGAACCCTATCGGGATCGCGGTGACGACGGCTATCCTCGCCGGCTTTGGGGCGGCGGTGGTGGCCGGTTTCGGTACGTCGGTCCGTATTCAAAGCTTTTCGTGTATCCCGATGCTGGCATTGTCCGCATCGATCGGCCCCTTGGCCGGCCAGAATTGGGGCGCGGGGCGAAAGGACCGGGTGATTGAGGGCCTCACCTTGAGTTACAAATTGGCCTTTGCCTGGTCGGCGATCCTGGGCTTGCTTTTTTTGCTCATCGCGCCGGCGGTGGTATCTCTTTTCACGGATGATCCCACGGTCAAGGAAGAAGCGGTCCTCTATTTACGGATCATCCCCTTCACGCTCTGGGGGTATGGCGTCACCATTGTGGCTGCGGGGGCTTATAATGCCCTGGGGAAGGCCACCACCGGGCTCGGCTATTACGTGATCAGAACCGCGGTCTTTTATGTTCCCTTGTCCTATGGCGCGTCCTTACTCGCCGGATCCCGGGAAGTGTATGTCGGAATCGCCCTCGCCAATGTGCTGGCGGGGCTCGTGATCGGCTGGTTGTCCCTACGGTGGCTGTCCCGCCACAATCCTGAGACCGGGTGA
- a CDS encoding VOC family protein yields the protein MDLGAFSVSLAVKDLKTSEAFYAKLGFERTGGDEKYAIMINGTTIIGLFEGMFEGNILTFNPGLTNDQQVLDNFTDIRDLQAALEAQGVTLIETTDPDGTGIGHVTLTDPDGNAILIDQHLPKPIG from the coding sequence ATGGACCTTGGCGCATTTTCGGTGAGCCTTGCGGTGAAGGATCTCAAGACCTCCGAGGCGTTCTACGCAAAGCTAGGATTCGAACGGACCGGGGGCGACGAGAAATACGCCATCATGATCAACGGCACCACGATCATCGGCCTCTTTGAAGGGATGTTCGAGGGCAATATCCTGACCTTTAATCCCGGTTTGACCAACGATCAGCAGGTGCTCGACAATTTCACCGATATTCGCGACCTCCAGGCGGCATTAGAGGCGCAAGGCGTGACCCTGATCGAGACCACCGATCCGGACGGCACGGGGATTGGGCATGTCACCCTCACCGATCCCGACGGCAACGCGATCCTGATCGATCAGCATCTCCCCAAACCCATCGGCTGA